One region of Microbacterium sp. M28 genomic DNA includes:
- the rplI gene encoding 50S ribosomal protein L9: MAKLILTNEVAGLGSAGDVVEVKNGYARNYLIPQGYATAWTRGGEKQVDQIQAARKARAIHDRDEAVALKDKLEGTKVRLAVKAGATGRLFGSVKTADIADAVEGAGLGSIDKRKVHITNAIKATGDHEATVRLHDDVTAVITLQVVAAK; the protein is encoded by the coding sequence ATGGCAAAGCTGATTCTCACGAACGAGGTCGCCGGGCTCGGAAGCGCCGGTGACGTGGTCGAGGTCAAGAACGGGTACGCCCGCAACTACCTCATCCCCCAGGGCTACGCCACGGCGTGGACCCGCGGCGGCGAAAAGCAGGTCGACCAGATCCAGGCTGCCCGCAAGGCGCGTGCGATCCACGACCGCGACGAGGCCGTGGCGCTCAAGGACAAGCTCGAGGGCACCAAGGTCCGTCTGGCCGTCAAGGCCGGCGCGACGGGTCGCCTGTTCGGCTCGGTCAAGACCGCCGACATCGCGGATGCCGTCGAGGGCGCTGGTCTCGGCAGCATCGACAAGCGCAAGGTGCACATCACCAACGCCATCAAGGCGACCGGTGACCACGAGGCCACCGTTCGTCTGCACGACGACGTGACCGCTGTCATCACGCTGCAGGTCGTCGCCGCCAAGTAA
- the dnaB gene encoding replicative DNA helicase produces MSIADISEERLGGKRPPERTPPHDLLAEQSALGGMLLSKDAVADVIETLRGADFYIPKHELIFEAILSLYSHGEPTDVVAVTDELIKTGELSRAGGADYLHTLTSIVPTAANAGYYAGIVSERAILRRLVDAGTRIVQLGYDGQGDATDLVNNAQAEIYSVTGTETAEDYVPLTVAVDAALEEIEAASGRDGSMTGIPTGFKELDELTNGLHGGQMIVVAARPAMGKSTLALDFARSASIGHNIPSIFFSLEMGKSEIAMRLLSAEGQIPLQSMRKGTLDPRDWTTVAATRGRINDAPLYIDDSPNMTLVEIRAKCRRLKQREGLRMVIIDYLQLMTSGKRVESRQQEVSEFSRSLKLIAKELQVPVIALSQLNRGPEQRQDKKPAISDLRESGSIEQDADMVILLHRDSVYDKDVRPGEADLIVAKHRNGPTATIQVAFQGHYSRFADMAPGDFGGGGPGGDFH; encoded by the coding sequence GTGTCGATCGCTGACATCTCGGAGGAGCGACTCGGTGGGAAGCGACCCCCGGAGCGCACACCACCTCACGACCTGCTCGCCGAGCAGAGCGCGCTGGGCGGCATGCTGCTGTCGAAGGATGCCGTGGCGGATGTCATCGAGACCCTCAGGGGCGCGGACTTCTACATCCCCAAACACGAGCTCATCTTCGAGGCGATCCTCTCGCTGTATTCGCACGGCGAGCCGACGGATGTCGTCGCCGTCACCGATGAGCTCATCAAAACCGGTGAGCTGAGCCGAGCCGGTGGCGCCGACTATCTGCACACGCTGACCTCGATCGTTCCGACCGCGGCGAACGCCGGTTACTACGCGGGCATCGTCTCCGAGCGCGCGATCCTCCGCCGTCTCGTCGACGCCGGCACCCGCATCGTCCAACTCGGCTACGACGGCCAGGGTGACGCGACCGACCTGGTCAACAACGCGCAGGCCGAGATCTATTCGGTCACCGGCACCGAGACCGCCGAGGACTACGTGCCGCTGACGGTCGCCGTGGATGCCGCGCTCGAGGAGATCGAGGCCGCGAGCGGGCGCGACGGATCCATGACCGGCATCCCGACCGGCTTCAAGGAGTTGGACGAGCTCACCAACGGCCTGCACGGCGGACAGATGATCGTCGTCGCCGCTCGGCCGGCCATGGGTAAGTCCACGCTCGCGCTGGACTTCGCGCGTTCCGCGTCCATCGGCCACAACATCCCGTCGATCTTCTTCTCCCTCGAGATGGGCAAGAGCGAGATCGCGATGCGCCTGCTCAGCGCCGAAGGGCAGATCCCGCTGCAGAGCATGCGCAAGGGAACCCTCGATCCACGGGACTGGACCACCGTCGCGGCCACCCGTGGCCGCATCAACGATGCACCGCTCTACATCGACGACAGCCCGAACATGACGCTCGTCGAGATCCGAGCCAAGTGCCGACGCCTCAAGCAGCGCGAGGGGCTGCGGATGGTGATCATCGACTATCTGCAGCTGATGACCAGCGGCAAGCGCGTCGAGTCGCGTCAGCAGGAGGTCTCGGAGTTCTCGCGCAGCCTCAAGCTGATCGCCAAGGAGCTGCAGGTCCCCGTCATCGCGCTGTCGCAGCTGAACCGTGGCCCCGAGCAGCGTCAGGACAAGAAGCCCGCGATCAGCGACCTCCGTGAGTCCGGCTCGATCGAGCAGGATGCCGACATGGTGATCCTGCTGCACCGCGACTCCGTCTACGACAAGGACGTCCGGCCCGGTGAGGCCGACCTGATCGTCGCCAAGCACCGCAACGGCCCGACCGCGACGATCCAGGTCGCCTTCCAGGGGCACTACTCGCGCTTCGCCGACATGGCGCCAGGCGACTTCGGTGGCGGCGGCCCTGGCGGCGACTTCCACTAG
- a CDS encoding alpha/beta hydrolase has translation MDIARVDPALRKATLKLPSTDPSKAWMRTVMRLATRIMPVTRIDGVTVSNITIGSVRLRIYRPETSGGGGALLWIHGGGLLFGDARQDEVLCGETARELGIPIVSANYRFAPDHPFPAAIDDVHDAWVWLCEQARSLGADPSRLAIGGESAGGGLAAALVQRLHDEGGVQPVAQWLFAPMLDDRTAAERSLDEIDHWIWNNRANRVGWSGYVGEAIGAPDLPPYAAAARRTDLTGLPTAYIAVGDIELFFGEDEDYARRLQKAGVDVEFDIVPGAPHGFENWARDTQPAKALMGRARAWLERALDPVQAVCNERR, from the coding sequence ATGGATATCGCACGAGTCGATCCCGCACTGCGGAAGGCGACACTGAAGCTGCCGTCGACGGACCCCTCGAAAGCGTGGATGCGCACGGTCATGCGACTGGCCACACGCATCATGCCGGTGACCCGGATCGATGGCGTCACGGTGTCGAACATCACCATCGGAAGCGTCCGACTCCGCATCTATCGACCGGAGACCAGCGGTGGCGGCGGCGCTCTGCTGTGGATTCACGGCGGAGGTCTGCTGTTCGGCGACGCGCGTCAGGACGAAGTGCTCTGCGGTGAGACGGCCCGCGAACTCGGCATCCCGATCGTCTCCGCGAACTACCGCTTCGCACCCGACCATCCGTTCCCCGCTGCGATCGACGATGTCCACGATGCGTGGGTGTGGCTCTGCGAACAGGCTCGGAGCCTCGGCGCCGATCCCTCGCGACTCGCCATCGGCGGCGAGAGCGCCGGCGGCGGACTGGCGGCGGCGCTGGTGCAGCGGTTGCACGATGAAGGGGGAGTGCAGCCGGTGGCGCAGTGGTTGTTCGCGCCGATGCTCGACGATCGCACGGCCGCCGAAAGGTCGCTCGATGAGATCGATCATTGGATCTGGAACAACCGTGCGAACAGGGTCGGCTGGAGCGGATATGTCGGCGAAGCCATCGGCGCGCCGGATCTTCCGCCGTACGCGGCTGCCGCCCGGCGAACCGATCTGACCGGACTCCCGACGGCCTACATCGCCGTCGGGGACATCGAGCTCTTCTTCGGCGAGGACGAGGACTACGCCCGCCGCCTGCAGAAAGCCGGCGTCGATGTCGAGTTCGACATCGTTCCCGGCGCGCCGCACGGCTTCGAGAACTGGGCGCGGGACACCCAGCCTGCGAAAGCGCTTATGGGCAGGGCGCGCGCATGGCTGGAGCGCGCTCTGGATCCGGTTCAGGCGGTTTGCAACGAGCGGCGCTGA
- a CDS encoding DNA topoisomerase IB: MPRIRRVDPASLPGIRRVRSRGRFRYRNPDGSAVSADDRERIAALVIPPAWTNVWISPDPDGHVQATGTDAAGRRQYIYHPRWRTRQDGEKFERALRLAAALPALRAQATRALRGDDERARVLAVAFRLLDRTAIRIGSPGYLRRYGSRGLTTLRWADVSWDSATITLTFRGKMSLLHAIEFEDEDLLAWIASHAAHPPRAFLLRYSDGRRRRAIGPADVNAFLAEAAGEPFTAKDFRTLRGTTTAALVLAERADEDAEARERVAIDAVATALGNTSAVAKASYIDPRVLAAARKGRFVDPTQSPENALLRLLGRA; encoded by the coding sequence ATGCCGCGAATCCGTCGTGTCGACCCGGCATCCCTGCCCGGCATCCGAAGAGTCCGCTCACGCGGCCGTTTCCGGTACCGCAACCCGGACGGCAGCGCCGTGAGCGCAGACGACCGCGAGCGCATCGCGGCTCTCGTGATCCCGCCGGCCTGGACGAACGTGTGGATCAGCCCCGATCCCGACGGGCACGTGCAGGCGACCGGCACGGATGCCGCAGGCAGACGCCAGTACATCTACCACCCGCGCTGGCGCACCCGCCAAGACGGCGAGAAGTTCGAGCGGGCCCTTCGGCTCGCCGCCGCCCTCCCTGCGCTGCGCGCCCAGGCCACGCGGGCGTTGCGCGGCGATGACGAACGGGCACGCGTGCTCGCCGTGGCCTTCCGTCTCCTCGACCGGACCGCGATCCGGATCGGATCCCCCGGTTACCTCCGCCGGTACGGCAGCCGCGGGCTGACGACGCTGCGCTGGGCCGACGTCTCCTGGGACTCCGCGACCATCACACTGACCTTTCGCGGCAAGATGAGCCTCCTCCACGCGATCGAGTTCGAGGACGAGGACCTCCTCGCGTGGATCGCCTCGCACGCGGCGCATCCACCCCGGGCGTTCCTCCTGCGCTACAGCGACGGACGTCGGCGCCGCGCCATCGGCCCTGCCGACGTGAACGCGTTCCTCGCGGAAGCCGCGGGCGAGCCGTTCACGGCCAAGGACTTCCGAACGCTCCGCGGCACGACGACAGCTGCGCTGGTCCTCGCGGAGCGGGCCGACGAGGATGCCGAGGCGCGCGAGCGCGTGGCCATCGACGCCGTCGCGACCGCCCTGGGGAACACGAGTGCGGTCGCGAAGGCCAGCTACATCGATCCGAGGGTCCTCGCCGCGGCGCGGAAGGGGAGATTCGTCGACCCCACGCAGTCGCCGGAGAACGCCCTGCTGCGACTGCTCGGCCGCGCGTGA
- a CDS encoding beta strand repeat-containing protein, whose product MRTFTKHALCGVLLAGGITLFGATVANAAETDGDEGLLSGTQAVAPISVPVTIVDNAVSVLGESTVQESEPAAAPAAPAPAATTDGSSGTASGSQAVVTVNVPVTVQDVAVGVLGSSETGASAAVPPDETPRVSEQSPAPQADPAPAAEDPVLETNGTDSLLSGSQALVAVNVPITVAGNGISVLGSSDVDSTSAEQDAAAPASSAPSAGATTGGEDSILGGTQVVAPVNAPITIGGNAIGVAGDSTVAGSGDDTAASPGTTRAAPSTSGDDSIASGSQVAAPVTAPITVGGNAIGVLGDSSVNGGDADSTTGPTGSAEAPTTSGDDSTAGGTQVVTPVTAPATVDGNAIGVLGDGNVSGGGADGSTAPAGSAGAPTTGGDDSTLGGSQVVAPVTAPITVGGNAIGVVGDGTVTGADTGGSTAPASEEGPTTGGDDSTAGGTQVVAPITAPVTVGGNAIGVAGDGSVTDGDTGGSTAPASEEGPTTGGDDSTAGGTQVVAPITAPVTVGGNAIGVAGDGTVTGGDVGTAGPVTPSGGAVTTGEGSILGGTQVALPITAPITIGGNAIGVIGDAEVDDPGTDPGTDPGTDPGTDPGTDPGTDPGTDPGTDPGTDPGTNPGTDPGSTSVTAPLSGGQVAAMAATGNGAQALASTGATDIVPLAVLGLASLLFGASLLRRRTA is encoded by the coding sequence ATGCGTACATTCACCAAGCACGCCCTCTGCGGTGTGCTGCTCGCCGGCGGGATAACCCTGTTCGGCGCCACGGTCGCCAACGCGGCCGAAACCGACGGAGACGAAGGTCTCCTCTCCGGCACCCAGGCGGTCGCCCCCATCTCGGTGCCCGTCACCATCGTCGACAACGCGGTCTCCGTGCTCGGCGAATCCACAGTCCAGGAATCCGAGCCCGCGGCCGCCCCGGCGGCACCGGCGCCCGCTGCGACGACAGACGGCTCGTCAGGAACGGCATCCGGCTCGCAAGCCGTCGTGACCGTCAACGTGCCTGTCACCGTGCAGGACGTCGCCGTGGGCGTTCTCGGATCCTCCGAAACCGGGGCCTCCGCCGCCGTACCCCCAGACGAGACTCCCCGGGTCTCGGAGCAGAGCCCGGCTCCCCAAGCCGACCCGGCTCCCGCGGCGGAGGACCCCGTCCTCGAGACGAACGGCACCGACTCGCTCCTCAGCGGATCGCAGGCGCTCGTCGCAGTCAACGTACCCATCACGGTCGCCGGAAACGGCATCTCGGTGCTCGGCTCGAGCGACGTCGATTCAACGTCCGCGGAACAGGATGCCGCGGCACCGGCCTCCTCCGCTCCGAGTGCGGGCGCAACCACCGGCGGGGAGGACTCGATCCTGGGCGGCACCCAGGTCGTGGCACCGGTGAACGCACCGATCACGATCGGCGGGAACGCCATCGGCGTCGCCGGTGACAGCACCGTCGCAGGCAGCGGAGACGACACCGCGGCATCGCCAGGAACGACCCGCGCGGCGCCATCGACGAGTGGCGATGATTCGATCGCCAGCGGATCGCAGGTCGCAGCGCCCGTCACCGCACCGATCACCGTCGGCGGCAACGCCATCGGTGTTCTCGGCGACAGCAGCGTGAACGGCGGAGACGCCGACAGCACGACTGGACCGACGGGATCTGCTGAGGCACCGACCACGAGCGGGGATGATTCCACCGCTGGCGGCACGCAGGTGGTGACACCGGTCACCGCACCCGCCACCGTGGATGGAAACGCCATCGGGGTTCTCGGGGACGGCAACGTCTCCGGAGGAGGCGCCGACGGCAGCACCGCGCCGGCAGGATCTGCCGGCGCACCGACGACCGGCGGGGATGATTCCACCCTCGGCGGTTCGCAGGTCGTGGCACCGGTCACCGCCCCGATCACGGTCGGCGGCAACGCCATCGGGGTCGTCGGCGACGGAACCGTCACCGGCGCAGACACCGGCGGCAGCACCGCACCGGCATCCGAAGAGGGACCGACCACCGGCGGGGACGACTCGACCGCAGGCGGCACCCAGGTCGTGGCGCCCATCACCGCACCCGTCACCGTGGGCGGCAACGCCATCGGCGTCGCGGGTGACGGCAGCGTCACGGACGGAGACACCGGCGGCAGCACCGCACCGGCATCCGAAGAGGGACCGACCACCGGCGGGGATGACTCCACCGCCGGCGGCACCCAAGTCGTCGCCCCCATCACCGCACCGGTCACCGTCGGCGGCAACGCCATCGGTGTCGCCGGCGACGGAACCGTCACCGGTGGAGACGTCGGCACGGCGGGACCGGTGACGCCGAGTGGCGGAGCTGTGACGACCGGCGAGGGTTCCATCCTCGGTGGCACGCAGGTCGCACTCCCGATCACCGCTCCGATCACGATCGGCGGCAACGCCATCGGAGTCATCGGCGACGCGGAAGTCGACGACCCGGGCACCGACCCCGGCACGGATCCTGGAACCGACCCGGGGACAGACCCCGGGACAGATCCCGGAACGGACCCCGGAACCGACCCCGGCACGGACCCCGGGACCGACCCGGGCACCAACCCGGGCACCGACCCGGGCTCCACCTCGGTGACCGCACCGCTCAGCGGCGGACAGGTCGCTGCGATGGCGGCCACCGGCAACGGTGCACAGGCCCTGGCCAGCACCGGCGCGACCGACATCGTGCCGCTGGCGGTCCTGGGTCTGGCGAGCCTGCTGTTCGGAGCGAGCCTCCTGCGCCGCCGCACGGCGTAG